From Tripterygium wilfordii isolate XIE 37 chromosome 13, ASM1340144v1, whole genome shotgun sequence, the proteins below share one genomic window:
- the LOC120012904 gene encoding ribonuclease II, chloroplastic/mitochondrial: protein MAIRVVGGCSILRSASAPPLFAFRCSVHRSQFPLWVKLGIHFPVFRCEAQFISRRRVQSCSFHSLLDCVLEELALSKRKRVYAKAGITSGGELLEDKLVNRPLEKGLLLEFKKDSDRELLAVAHRPDGKKNWMVFDQNGVTTSIKPQQITFIVPGVENFDHTEISDFLKKAHDNLDPTLLEFAWFELLEKKQSVTTEELAEMIFGGSEPLESYCAHLLLSKDEIYFTVREAKGSRSIYGPRSAAQVEELLRRKLVKDAAEKELQEFIQLLTSAKAMPLRAKPPKSSWMTEDKVRCRIESLEAYAIDACKNDEQKKTAGMILKAMGMAKTASSAINLLIDIGYFPVHVNLDLLKLDIHTDHSDETISTAESLLSDSSDPDKIDRKDLTHLKVYAIDVDEADELDDALSAARLQDGRIKVWIHVADAARYVQPRSSLDREAMKRGTSVFLPTATYAMFPEKLAMEGMSLKQGEVCNAVTVSVVLHSDGSIAEYSVENSIIKPTYMLTYESASELLYLNLEEEVELKILSEAATLRLQWRRQQGAVDTTTIETRIKVSNPEDPEPSINLYVENQADPAMRLVSEMMILCGEVIATYGSYNNIPLPFRGQPQSNIDVSAFAHLPEGPIRSYAIVRNMRAAEMDFRKPIRHGVLGLPGYVQFTSPIRRYMDILAHYQVKAFLRGESPPFSAGQLEGIASIINMQTRLVRRLCNSSLRYWIIEYLRRQPKEKRFQALVLRFIKDRIAALLLVEVGLQASAWVSVGTQIGDEVQVQVEEALPRDDVLSLKEVL, encoded by the exons ATGGCGATTCGCGTCGTTGGCGGCTGCTCCATCCTTCGCTCTGCCTCAGCTCCTCCTCTATTTGCGTTTCGATGTAGTGTTCACCGATCTCAATTCCCGCTCTGGGTAAAATTAGGGATTCATTTCCCGGTGTTTCGGTGTGAGGCACAGTTTATTAGCCGCCGTCGTGTTCAGAGCTGCTCGTTTCACAGCCTCCTTGATTGCGTCCTGGAGGAGCTTGCCTTGAGCAAACGCAAGAGAGTTTACGCGAA GGCAGGGATAACAAGTGGTGGAGAGCTTCTTGAAGATAAGCTTGTAAACCGACCTCTAGAAAAGGGGCTGCTGTTGGAGTTCAAGAAGGATTCTGATAGGGAATTACTGGCAGTTGCGCATAGACCTGATGGCAAGAAGAATTGGATGGTGTTTGATCAG AATGGTGTCACAACTTCAATTAAACCACAGCAGATTACCTTTATTGTCCCCGGAGTTGAAAATTTTGACCACACTGAGATTTCCGACTTCTTAAAGAAAGCTCATGATAACTTG GACCCAACGCTGCTCGAGTTTGCATGGTTCGAGCTTCTTGAAAAGAAGCAGTCAGTGACAACGGAAGAATTAGCAGAG ATGATTTTTGGTGGTTCAGAGCCTCTTGAGAGCTATTGCGCCCATCTCTTGCTGTCAAAAGATGAAATATATTTCACTGTGCGAGAGGCAAAAGGTTCTCGCTCTATTTATGGGCCTCGATCAGCTGCACAG GTGGAAGAGCTTTTACGGAGGAAGCTAGTCAAGGATGCTGCAGAGAAAGAACTTCAGGAATTTATACAGTTATTGACATCTGCGAAGGCAATGCCTTTACGAGCTAAACCTCCTAAATCTTCTTGGATGACTGAAGATAAAGTGCGATGCAGAATTGAGTCGCTCGAAGCATATGCTATTGATGCATGCAAAAATGATGAGCAAAAGAAAACTGCTGGGATG ATCCTTAAGGCAATGGGAATGGCAAAAACAGCATCCTCTGCAATAAACCTCCTCATAGATATTGGGTATTTCCCTGTACATGTCAATCTTGATCTGCTAAAGCTCGACATTCATACAGATCATTCGGATGAGACAATATCAACTGCTGAAAGTCTTTTGTCAGACTCATCTGACCCTGACAAG attgaCAGGAAGGATCTTACTCACTTGAAGGTTTATGCCATTGATGTTGACGAGGCTGATGAG CTTGATGATGCCCTGAGCGCAGCAAGGTTACAAGATGGTCGAATCAAAGTATGGATACATGTTGCAGATGCAGCAAGATACGTTCAACCTAGGAGCTCATTGGACAG GGAGGCAATGAAAAGAGGAACTTCTGTTTTCTTGCCGACAGCTACTTATGCTATGTTTCCCGAGAAGCTTGCCATGGAGGGAATGAGTTTGAAACAAGGAGAGGTTTGCAATGCTGTTACTGTATCTGTTGTGCTGCATTCTGATGGCAG CATTGCAGAATACTCGGTGGAAAACTCAATCATTAAACCAACCTACATGTTGACATATGAGAGTGCATCTGAGCTGCTTTATCTGAACCTGGAAGAAGAGGTTGAACTAAAAATTCTTTCTGAGGCTGCAACTCTTCGACTACAATGGCGTCGTCAACAG GGTGCAGTTGACACAACTACGATAGAAACTCGCATCAAGGTTTCTAATCCAGAGGACCCAGAGCCATCAATCAATTTATACGTTGAAAACCAGGCAGACCCTGCAATGCGACTTGTCTCTGAGATGATGATTCTCTGCGGGGAAGTTATAGCCACTTATGGCTCTTATAACAACATTCCTTTACCCTTTAGAGGACAGCCCCAATCAAATATTGATGTATCTGCCTTTGCGCATCTCCCAGAAGGACCTATTAGGAGCTATGCTATTGTTAGGAATATGCGTGCTGCTGAAATGGATTTCCGTAAGCCTATTCGCCATGGGGTTTTGGGACTTCCTGGTTATGTTCAGTTTACATCTCCTATCCGTAGATATATGGATATTCTTGCTCATTATCAG GTGAAAGCATTTCTCAGAGGTGAGTCACCTCCTTTCTCAGCTGGTCAACTGGAAGGGATCGCGTCAATTATAAACATGCAAACTAGACTAGTTAGGAGGCTATGCAACAGCAGTCTTCGGTATTGGATAATAGAATACCTAAGAAGGCAACCAAAGGAAAAAAGATTTCAAGCGTTAGTTCTTAGATTCATCAAAGATCGGATTGCTGCCTTGTTGTTGGTTGAG GTAGGACTACAAGCGTCTGCTTGGGTGTCTGTGGGAACACAGATAGGAGATGAAGTGCAAGTACAGGTGGAGGAAGCCCTTCCTAGGGATGATGTTCTCTCTCTCAAGGAGGTTCTATAA